The proteins below are encoded in one region of Amycolatopsis acidiphila:
- a CDS encoding SDR family oxidoreductase: protein MAERVGRFWQRRVPVARPLAGVVVAITGGARGIGAATADALARAGARVAIGDLDPSPAQGQAQAVRVWRVDVTDRDSFTGFLDQVEEAFGPLDVLINNAGIMPLGRLADEPEAVTARQVEINLHAVIHGSRQAVRRMRPRGRGHIVNVASEAGKVGFAEAATYCATKHGVVGLSEALRAELRGTGVSVSCVMPTVVRTELASGLGESPLVRPVTPQQVAEAIVGAVARPRFEVYVPRSLGAMNRLLALAPRAVGDVLLRASRADRVLAGADPAARAGYEARAVQRNRPGPVDATE, encoded by the coding sequence ATGGCTGAGCGGGTAGGCAGGTTTTGGCAACGCCGGGTTCCGGTCGCGCGGCCGCTGGCCGGTGTGGTGGTTGCCATCACCGGCGGAGCGCGAGGAATCGGGGCGGCGACCGCGGACGCGCTGGCCCGGGCTGGGGCCAGAGTGGCGATCGGTGACCTGGACCCCTCGCCGGCGCAGGGACAGGCGCAGGCGGTGCGAGTGTGGCGGGTGGACGTGACCGACCGGGACTCGTTCACCGGTTTCCTCGATCAGGTCGAGGAGGCGTTCGGGCCGCTCGACGTGCTGATCAACAACGCGGGGATCATGCCGCTGGGGCGGCTGGCCGACGAGCCGGAGGCGGTCACGGCGCGACAGGTGGAGATCAACCTGCACGCCGTGATCCACGGCAGCCGGCAGGCAGTACGCCGGATGCGTCCGCGAGGGCGGGGCCACATCGTCAACGTGGCCTCGGAGGCGGGCAAGGTCGGGTTCGCCGAGGCCGCCACCTATTGCGCCACCAAGCACGGCGTCGTCGGGTTGTCCGAGGCGCTGCGGGCTGAGCTGCGCGGCACGGGTGTGTCGGTGTCGTGTGTGATGCCCACGGTGGTGCGGACCGAGCTGGCCTCGGGGCTCGGCGAGTCGCCGCTGGTGCGGCCGGTGACGCCGCAGCAGGTGGCTGAGGCGATCGTGGGCGCGGTGGCCCGCCCGCGGTTCGAGGTGTATGTGCCTCGGTCGCTGGGGGCGATGAACCGGCTGCTGGCCTTGGCGCCGCGCGCGGTCGGCGACGTTCTGTTGCGGGCCTCCCGCGCGGATCGGGTCCTCGCGGGTGCCGATCCGGCTGCCCGGGCCGGTTACGAGGCCCGCGCGGTGCAGCGCAACCGGCCCGGCCCCGTGGACGCGACGGAGTGA
- a CDS encoding LLM class flavin-dependent oxidoreductase, whose product MTSEPTVASARRGLSLVCAGRDVHEVASMAAAAERAGFASVWAADFYDRSAVVAVAAMAAATENITLGTGIAYGFGRTPLVLAAEARDLDTLSGGRLILGLGTGTRRMQQDWHGLSGEHPAPRTEELIPLLRQLWRLDEGPVHHEGRFYRAHVVPTAPVPPPTRRAIPLYLAGVNARMVRAAGAVADGLVGHPLCTPEYLRHTVRPALQAGAQRAGRTKPVPVAGYVICAVDPDPTQARRLAAAQIAFYASVKTYDAIMTLHGFTDEAAAIRTAHKAGDLEAMVAAVTDQMIDTIALAGTPDQVRAQFDARWAGLYEHTLLYPPSFAGPSATTAVIDTFAPSHTPPIEEPR is encoded by the coding sequence ATGACGAGCGAACCGACGGTGGCATCGGCCCGGCGGGGGTTGTCGCTGGTGTGCGCCGGGCGGGACGTGCACGAGGTGGCGTCGATGGCCGCCGCCGCGGAGCGGGCGGGTTTCGCCTCGGTGTGGGCGGCCGATTTCTACGACCGGTCGGCGGTGGTGGCCGTGGCGGCCATGGCCGCGGCGACCGAGAACATCACGCTGGGCACCGGGATCGCCTACGGTTTCGGCCGGACCCCGCTGGTGCTGGCCGCCGAGGCCCGGGACCTCGACACGCTCTCTGGTGGTCGGCTGATCCTGGGGCTGGGCACCGGAACCCGGCGCATGCAGCAGGACTGGCACGGCCTGTCAGGTGAGCATCCCGCGCCCCGGACGGAGGAGCTGATACCGCTGCTGCGCCAGCTGTGGCGGCTGGACGAGGGCCCGGTGCACCACGAGGGCCGCTTCTACCGCGCACACGTCGTGCCCACCGCCCCGGTGCCGCCGCCGACACGCCGGGCGATCCCGCTCTATCTGGCCGGGGTGAACGCCCGCATGGTCCGCGCCGCCGGCGCGGTCGCCGACGGGCTCGTGGGCCATCCGCTGTGCACCCCCGAATACCTGCGCCACACCGTGCGTCCCGCTCTGCAGGCCGGCGCCCAACGCGCGGGACGCACCAAGCCGGTGCCGGTCGCGGGCTACGTGATCTGCGCGGTCGATCCGGACCCGACACAGGCCCGCCGGCTCGCCGCGGCCCAGATCGCGTTCTACGCCTCGGTCAAAACCTACGACGCGATCATGACCCTGCACGGGTTCACCGACGAGGCCGCCGCCATCCGCACCGCCCACAAGGCCGGAGACCTGGAGGCGATGGTGGCCGCCGTCACCGACCAGATGATCGACACGATCGCCCTGGCCGGCACCCCCGACCAGGTGCGGGCCCAGTTCGATGCTCGCTGGGCGGGCCTGTACGAGCACACCCTGCTCTACCCGCCCTCATTCGCCGGCCCATCGGCCACCACCGCGGTGATCGACACTTTCGCCCCGTCCCACACCCCACCGATAGAGGAGCCGAGATGA